The proteins below come from a single Gimesia alba genomic window:
- a CDS encoding sialidase family protein has product MRSLTLIYFSLITITLISGSTNFCFATDKDPALVAPPVNTNPGKEYADDTRMFQGIPGLERSAKGRLWALWYAGGTGEGELNYVTLVTSGDDGKTWSGPKLVIDPPGPVRAYDPTIWHDPSGRMWVFWAQSYRWWDGRSGVWAITTDESDKENPKWSEPRRLCNGIMMNKPTVLSNGDWLLPVAIWKQKAKDSIEHRFDLPEERGGNIFISKDKGKSFQLLGQTDVPHRTFDEHMVVERKDKSLWTLVRTSYGIGESISTDGGKTWSAGEESSIPHINARFFIRRLNSRNLLLVRHNPKNKKTRRDLTAYISTDDGKTWQGGLLLDERPGVSYPDGVQSDDGTIYIIYDYSRTGDKKILMATFTEADVLAGKAVSGKVRQRVLINQATGKK; this is encoded by the coding sequence GTGCGCTCACTCACTCTGATTTATTTCTCACTGATCACAATCACATTAATTTCCGGTTCGACGAATTTCTGTTTCGCCACAGACAAAGACCCTGCTCTTGTCGCTCCTCCTGTGAACACGAATCCCGGTAAAGAATATGCCGATGATACCCGGATGTTTCAGGGTATCCCCGGACTGGAACGTTCAGCCAAGGGGCGTCTCTGGGCACTCTGGTATGCGGGCGGTACGGGTGAAGGGGAATTGAACTACGTAACATTGGTCACCAGCGGCGATGATGGAAAAACCTGGTCAGGTCCCAAACTCGTCATTGATCCCCCTGGCCCGGTAAGAGCATATGACCCGACAATCTGGCACGATCCCAGCGGTCGGATGTGGGTCTTTTGGGCACAATCCTATCGCTGGTGGGATGGCCGCAGTGGTGTCTGGGCGATTACAACGGATGAATCCGACAAAGAGAATCCCAAGTGGAGTGAACCACGCCGCCTGTGTAATGGCATCATGATGAATAAGCCGACGGTGCTCTCCAACGGAGACTGGCTGCTTCCAGTGGCAATCTGGAAACAGAAAGCCAAAGATTCGATTGAACATCGATTTGACTTACCGGAAGAACGTGGCGGAAATATTTTCATCTCCAAAGACAAAGGAAAATCGTTTCAACTACTGGGACAAACTGACGTCCCTCACCGCACCTTTGACGAGCACATGGTCGTGGAACGAAAAGACAAGAGCCTCTGGACCCTCGTCAGGACCAGTTACGGCATCGGCGAATCGATTTCCACAGACGGCGGCAAAACCTGGTCAGCCGGCGAAGAGTCGTCTATCCCTCATATCAATGCCCGGTTTTTCATTCGCAGATTAAACTCAAGAAATCTGCTGCTGGTACGTCACAATCCCAAAAACAAAAAAACACGCCGAGACCTGACGGCGTATATTTCGACCGATGATGGAAAGACCTGGCAAGGAGGCCTACTCCTGGATGAACGACCGGGAGTCTCCTACCCAGATGGCGTACAGAGTGATGACGGCACCATTTATATTATTTATGATTACTCACGCACCGGCGACAAAAAGATCCTGATGGCAACCTTCACAGAAGCAGATGTGCTCGCTGGGAAAGCAGTTTCCGGAAAAGTCCGGCAGCGCGTGCTAATTAACCAGGCCACCGGAAAAAAATAA
- a CDS encoding GlsB/YeaQ/YmgE family stress response membrane protein — protein sequence MTLPEFIILLIVAGLCGSIGRALAGSARGGCLVSIALGFIGALLGGKIAQMAGLPEIFAVSFGGRDYPIVWSIIGASIFVAILGLLSGRSRS from the coding sequence ATGACGTTACCAGAATTTATTATCTTATTGATTGTTGCCGGGCTTTGCGGAAGCATCGGAAGGGCACTGGCAGGAAGTGCGCGGGGTGGGTGCCTGGTTTCAATCGCCTTAGGCTTTATCGGTGCTCTCCTGGGGGGCAAGATTGCCCAGATGGCGGGATTACCGGAAATATTTGCCGTTTCCTTTGGCGGTAGAGATTACCCAATCGTCTGGTCCATTATTGGTGCATCCATTTTTGTTGCGATCCTGGGATTGCTGTCCGGGCGATCTCGCTCGTAG
- a CDS encoding oligosaccharide flippase family protein, which produces MNQRRSVKTNLIANWLNHGVSLLIGVFLMPYVLHILGDAQYGSWIFINAIAGYSGLLYLGFGQTISRYVAHYHAKEDWTRLNHVSNVIFAIYLGMGLLAILTAGILAWLAPHLSDWGSISLFEIRLVILILGLNVFVGLAGSVFGGVLMGIQRFDIERSVNLTGGILRLILTVLFLKAEWGLLTIAIIFFAITLFENLGNLFFAFRQVKTFRIGPKYMDWTILKECGSFSGYAFIDAIAWTLIEATDSILIGIFFSPAVIVPYYIALRLTQFINMPIAQIGKVFMPRAGELHANEDHHALQKLVLNGVSLSFLLVTGFFIGICFFGNTLITTWIGPGYPQSQLILMILLGARIVALPVSTFRSVLYGMGNVKIPSLIYMGEAVANLILSVILIQSLGLVGVALGTAIPILIAELGIILPYAMKKLNITAGQLLRTAIGPTVAPLLVLLGYSYYLPHFFEIRNSWFTLVGVAAGGGVFLVGTWFVFEKGTMLLNRSVSNSLNT; this is translated from the coding sequence ATGAATCAACGCCGATCGGTCAAAACGAATCTAATCGCGAACTGGCTCAACCATGGGGTGAGCCTGTTAATCGGCGTATTTCTAATGCCATACGTCTTGCACATCCTGGGTGATGCGCAATACGGAAGCTGGATTTTCATCAACGCGATCGCCGGATATTCCGGATTACTCTACCTCGGTTTTGGCCAGACAATCAGTCGCTATGTGGCCCACTATCATGCGAAAGAGGACTGGACTCGGCTGAATCATGTCTCGAACGTCATCTTTGCGATCTATCTGGGAATGGGTCTACTGGCGATTCTGACAGCGGGTATCCTCGCGTGGCTGGCACCACACCTGTCAGACTGGGGTTCCATCTCTCTGTTTGAAATCCGGCTGGTAATTCTCATTCTGGGTCTGAATGTTTTTGTAGGTCTTGCGGGCAGTGTATTCGGTGGTGTGTTGATGGGAATTCAACGCTTCGATATCGAACGCAGTGTGAATCTGACCGGTGGTATCCTGCGGTTAATTTTGACGGTCCTTTTCCTCAAAGCCGAATGGGGACTGCTCACGATTGCAATCATTTTCTTCGCGATCACTTTGTTTGAGAATCTGGGGAATCTCTTTTTTGCCTTTCGACAGGTCAAGACATTCCGTATTGGCCCCAAGTACATGGACTGGACCATTCTCAAAGAATGTGGTTCCTTCAGCGGCTATGCATTCATCGATGCCATTGCCTGGACGTTAATCGAAGCAACCGACTCCATTCTCATCGGTATCTTCTTCAGCCCGGCTGTCATTGTCCCCTACTATATCGCACTGCGGTTAACACAATTCATCAATATGCCCATTGCACAAATCGGTAAAGTCTTTATGCCTCGCGCTGGCGAATTACATGCAAACGAAGACCATCACGCCTTACAAAAGCTGGTATTGAATGGAGTCTCGCTCTCTTTTTTATTGGTTACCGGCTTTTTCATCGGCATCTGCTTCTTTGGAAACACACTCATTACTACCTGGATCGGCCCCGGATATCCCCAAAGTCAATTGATATTAATGATTCTGCTGGGGGCTCGGATCGTCGCTCTACCTGTATCAACATTTCGATCAGTTCTGTATGGCATGGGCAATGTCAAAATACCATCACTGATTTACATGGGAGAAGCGGTAGCCAACCTGATTCTGTCAGTGATTCTGATTCAATCTTTAGGTCTGGTGGGAGTGGCTCTGGGAACCGCCATTCCAATTCTGATTGCAGAATTGGGAATCATCCTGCCGTACGCTATGAAAAAACTGAATATCACTGCAGGACAACTCCTGCGTACTGCAATCGGACCTACCGTGGCACCATTACTAGTTTTACTGGGATACTCCTATTACCTACCTCATTTTTTCGAAATCCGAAATTCCTGGTTCACACTGGTGGGCGTGGCCGCCGGTGGGGGTGTGTTCCTGGTTGGTACCTGGTTTGTTTTTGAAAAAGGAACCATGTTACTCAACCGGTCTGTATCGAACTCTTTAAACACTTAA
- a CDS encoding O-antigen ligase family protein → MANEANLTQDAPGETDHQQMMGYSQTLRKPATIRSPRRRSAAPTSIIGGTSAPNNAYYLFLLVNITLFLRPAELVPALANLPIYEVLIVSSFFLSLDQIKRNLQMPMLKRQPITFCVIGVLVAVALSHASHMYFYGIRTSTIAFLKTLIYYMLLVSIIDSPKRLKGLLKSVAIASSIMILLCVIDYSGVFDFEFIKHVSDRDGVSDAGETIRVFRMRGTGIFQDPNDLSVLIVTTGILCLFFFNDPSASPLRFFWILSMIVLGIGLIYTRSRGGLLTLGIAGMVFVLPKYGKKAAIACALVGMAGLTILAGRQGNIDLNSGTGHDRILLWREGLSALKSPDLLFGIGQGEYSDLAGLAAHNSFVHAFTELGIFGGTLFIGCFFFAGLGIYRLARFQSSNKGRPIFRDSELERYLPYAGAILAAWCGGMMSLSRCYVVPTYMIVGVSAAYLNLAGASLAKPTPLIYWNKQHLLQLVGVSLGLLAALFIFVRIFAH, encoded by the coding sequence ATGGCGAATGAAGCGAATCTGACTCAAGACGCTCCCGGTGAAACCGATCATCAACAAATGATGGGATATAGCCAGACTCTGCGCAAACCGGCCACGATCCGTTCGCCCAGACGTCGTTCTGCAGCCCCAACCTCTATCATCGGTGGAACTTCGGCCCCGAATAACGCCTATTACCTGTTCTTACTGGTGAATATTACTCTGTTTCTGAGACCAGCAGAACTGGTCCCCGCACTTGCAAATTTGCCAATCTACGAAGTGTTGATCGTGTCTTCATTTTTTCTTTCTCTCGATCAAATAAAACGTAATCTGCAAATGCCCATGTTAAAGCGCCAGCCGATCACTTTTTGTGTCATCGGCGTTTTAGTCGCAGTCGCTCTCTCACATGCTTCGCATATGTATTTTTACGGAATCCGTACATCCACAATCGCTTTTTTGAAAACACTCATCTATTACATGTTGCTGGTTTCAATCATCGATTCTCCCAAACGTCTAAAAGGATTATTGAAATCGGTCGCTATCGCGTCTTCAATCATGATCCTGCTCTGCGTGATCGACTACTCGGGCGTATTTGATTTTGAATTCATCAAGCATGTCAGTGACCGTGATGGCGTTTCCGATGCAGGCGAAACGATCCGCGTGTTCCGGATGCGGGGTACTGGTATTTTCCAGGACCCTAACGATTTGTCGGTCCTGATTGTCACGACGGGCATTCTCTGTCTTTTCTTTTTCAACGATCCCTCTGCCAGCCCACTCCGGTTCTTCTGGATTTTGAGTATGATCGTTCTGGGAATTGGTTTGATCTATACGCGATCACGAGGGGGATTGCTAACATTGGGTATTGCAGGCATGGTATTCGTGCTCCCAAAATATGGCAAAAAAGCGGCCATCGCCTGTGCTTTGGTCGGCATGGCAGGACTGACGATCCTTGCAGGGCGCCAGGGAAATATTGATCTGAATTCAGGAACAGGACACGACCGCATTTTACTCTGGCGAGAGGGATTGTCTGCTTTGAAATCTCCCGACTTACTTTTCGGGATCGGTCAGGGAGAATATTCAGACCTCGCAGGGCTGGCAGCTCATAATTCGTTCGTACATGCATTCACAGAACTGGGAATCTTCGGTGGTACCCTGTTTATCGGCTGCTTTTTCTTTGCCGGCCTGGGGATTTATCGCCTGGCACGATTCCAGAGTTCTAACAAAGGCAGACCCATTTTCCGAGATTCGGAACTGGAACGTTATCTGCCTTACGCTGGAGCCATCCTGGCTGCCTGGTGTGGTGGCATGATGTCGTTATCCCGCTGCTATGTTGTTCCGACCTATATGATTGTCGGTGTTTCCGCCGCTTATCTGAATCTCGCAGGAGCCAGTCTGGCAAAACCAACTCCGCTGATTTATTGGAATAAACAGCATCTATTGCAACTTGTAGGCGTCAGTCTGGGATTACTGGCAGCCTTGTTTATCTTTGTCCGAATTTTTGCACATTAA
- a CDS encoding M81 family metallopeptidase encodes MRIATGGVLHETSTYSSLPTTLNDFINDRGLFRGQEIMDTFPGANVCIGGFIDGAKKHGFELIPLLWTFAFPSGLIERKTYDDLLEEFLQRLKQAEDEGGPVDGVLLDLHGAMVIDGIEDGDGHFISKVREYLGDDRSILVTPDMHGNHSPLRVEQATAILGYDTYPHIDMNERGQEAADLIVRIINGEVKPVMSLYQIPLFWSTACQVTAHQPMKEVMDYAHEIETRPGILGVTVSTGFPWADVPDVGPSLIVVADNDQELADKTAEEFGTWIWERRRRWYKLPFSVEDAIKQGQEIGKYPIILADHADNTGGGTAGDSTEILQTFLNQNLDKALILYIVDPEVVALAQKAGVGGIIETEVGGKSDPIQGPPVKMKAEVKALSEGKFKYDGPMYAGLTGNMGPSAWIQQDGVSVVVVTAREQPFGPAFSKTLGIDCESMNYISVKSSAHFRASFEPFAGSIFNVEARAIHTHDFAKLNHQRRKRDFYPVEIPYDSAPEI; translated from the coding sequence ATGAGAATTGCGACGGGCGGCGTGCTACACGAAACAAGCACTTATTCTTCTCTTCCCACAACCCTCAATGATTTCATCAACGACCGGGGTTTATTCCGTGGGCAGGAAATCATGGACACCTTTCCAGGAGCGAATGTCTGTATTGGCGGATTTATCGATGGCGCTAAAAAGCATGGCTTTGAATTAATTCCCCTGCTCTGGACGTTTGCGTTTCCGAGCGGATTGATCGAGCGAAAAACCTATGACGACTTGCTTGAGGAGTTCCTACAACGCCTTAAACAGGCTGAAGACGAAGGTGGGCCTGTTGATGGTGTGTTACTGGATCTTCACGGTGCCATGGTCATTGATGGTATTGAAGATGGGGACGGGCATTTCATTTCCAAAGTTCGCGAGTATTTAGGTGACGACCGTTCCATACTGGTCACGCCGGACATGCATGGCAATCATTCGCCACTGCGCGTCGAACAGGCGACTGCGATATTAGGCTATGACACTTATCCACATATCGATATGAATGAAAGAGGACAGGAAGCAGCCGACCTGATTGTGCGGATAATCAATGGTGAGGTCAAGCCGGTGATGTCCCTGTATCAAATTCCGCTTTTCTGGAGCACAGCCTGTCAGGTGACCGCGCATCAGCCGATGAAAGAGGTCATGGATTACGCACATGAAATTGAAACCCGACCTGGCATTCTGGGTGTGACCGTCTCGACCGGATTTCCCTGGGCCGACGTGCCTGATGTAGGTCCTTCCCTGATCGTAGTTGCCGACAATGACCAAGAGTTGGCAGACAAAACAGCTGAAGAGTTCGGCACCTGGATCTGGGAACGACGACGACGCTGGTACAAACTTCCATTTTCCGTCGAAGATGCGATTAAACAAGGACAGGAAATCGGCAAGTACCCGATCATTCTCGCCGATCATGCCGACAATACGGGTGGCGGCACTGCCGGAGACTCGACAGAAATTCTACAGACATTTCTCAATCAGAACTTAGACAAGGCACTCATCTTGTATATCGTCGACCCGGAAGTAGTGGCCTTGGCGCAAAAAGCGGGTGTTGGTGGAATCATTGAAACGGAAGTCGGAGGCAAGTCTGATCCGATTCAAGGTCCACCAGTCAAAATGAAAGCAGAAGTCAAAGCGCTCTCCGAAGGAAAATTCAAATACGACGGTCCAATGTACGCTGGCCTGACAGGAAACATGGGTCCTTCAGCCTGGATTCAACAGGACGGCGTTTCTGTCGTTGTTGTTACCGCGCGCGAACAACCCTTTGGTCCCGCCTTCTCGAAAACACTGGGCATTGACTGCGAATCCATGAACTATATCTCGGTCAAATCCTCGGCGCATTTCCGCGCCAGCTTTGAGCCGTTTGCCGGTTCCATCTTTAATGTGGAAGCCCGCGCAATCCATACACATGATTTTGCAAAGCTCAACCATCAGCGCCGAAAACGGGACTTTTACCCGGTCGAAATCCCCTACGACAGCGCACCAGAGATTTAG
- a CDS encoding ATP-binding cassette domain-containing protein, translating into MSLMSLNQISFTWSGPPLLDEISLEIHAGERIGLLGRNGAGKSTLMKIIAGELEPDDGEIRRDKDLRIARLVQEVPSGCAERIHDFVAEAAQPFFEHEWEIDHAVDQILARMNLNGDDSFESLSSGMKRRVLLARSIVQSPDILLLDEPTNHLDIPAIKWLEQFLQSYEGTLLFVTHDRMFLQNLATRIIEIDRGHIYDWTCDYETFLKRKKAFLEAEEKQNALFDKKLAEEEVWIRQGIKARRTRNEGRVRALKKMREERSQRRSKVGNVRMEVSSADRSGQLVIEAKNVSFSYGDEPVIKDFSTLITRGDKIGIVGRNGAGKTTLLKLLLGELKPDTGSIRLGTNLEILYFDQLREQIDEEKTVVENVGEGQETLTINGKPKNIYGYLQDFLFTPERARRPARYLSGGERNRLLLAKLFKRPTNLMVLDEPTNDLDAETLELLEELICTHPGTLLLVSHDRAFLNNVVTATLVFEEGRHVKEYAGGYDDYLRQSASNQAAQKSDVESSSKTEQSSGEKKTVAKLSYKEERELEQIPLRIEELEQEQAELNSAMASPEFFKQPNEVITESTTRIEVIQQELESLLERWEDLESRVS; encoded by the coding sequence ATGTCGCTGATGAGTCTGAATCAAATTTCGTTTACCTGGAGTGGTCCACCATTACTGGATGAGATCAGCCTGGAAATCCACGCGGGAGAGCGGATTGGTCTGTTGGGCCGGAATGGCGCGGGAAAATCCACGCTGATGAAAATCATCGCCGGTGAACTTGAGCCCGATGATGGTGAAATCAGACGCGACAAAGACTTACGGATTGCTCGGCTGGTGCAGGAAGTTCCTTCTGGTTGTGCAGAGCGAATTCATGATTTTGTCGCCGAGGCGGCGCAGCCTTTTTTTGAGCATGAATGGGAAATTGATCATGCGGTCGATCAAATTCTAGCGCGGATGAATTTGAATGGTGATGACTCATTTGAATCATTGTCGTCCGGTATGAAACGCCGTGTGTTACTGGCTCGTTCTATTGTGCAGTCTCCCGATATTCTATTGCTCGATGAACCGACGAACCATCTGGATATTCCCGCGATCAAATGGCTGGAACAGTTTCTGCAGTCTTATGAAGGTACATTATTATTTGTAACTCACGATCGAATGTTTCTGCAGAATCTGGCAACGCGGATCATCGAAATTGATCGCGGCCACATCTATGACTGGACCTGCGATTATGAAACATTTCTCAAACGAAAAAAAGCTTTTTTAGAAGCGGAAGAAAAACAGAATGCGTTGTTTGACAAAAAATTAGCGGAAGAAGAAGTCTGGATCCGGCAGGGAATTAAAGCTAGACGGACTCGAAATGAGGGGCGGGTGCGTGCACTGAAAAAAATGCGTGAAGAACGGAGCCAGCGACGAAGTAAAGTCGGCAACGTTCGCATGGAAGTCTCCAGTGCAGATCGGTCTGGGCAACTGGTCATCGAAGCGAAGAACGTTTCGTTTTCGTATGGTGATGAACCCGTCATTAAAGACTTTTCGACTTTAATTACCCGTGGAGATAAAATTGGGATTGTCGGCAGAAATGGTGCCGGAAAAACCACATTGCTCAAACTGCTACTGGGTGAACTCAAACCGGATACAGGTTCGATACGGTTAGGGACAAATCTGGAAATTCTGTATTTTGATCAGCTTAGAGAGCAGATCGACGAAGAGAAAACCGTTGTCGAAAACGTGGGGGAAGGTCAGGAAACATTGACCATCAATGGGAAGCCTAAAAATATTTATGGCTATCTGCAGGACTTTCTGTTTACGCCGGAACGTGCTCGCAGACCAGCACGCTATCTTTCGGGGGGAGAACGGAATCGTCTGTTACTCGCGAAACTCTTTAAACGTCCGACTAACCTGATGGTGCTTGACGAACCGACCAACGATCTGGATGCAGAAACGTTGGAGCTGCTTGAGGAATTAATCTGCACTCATCCGGGAACGTTGTTACTGGTGAGTCATGACCGGGCATTTCTGAATAATGTCGTGACGGCGACACTGGTGTTTGAAGAGGGGAGGCATGTCAAAGAGTATGCTGGCGGGTATGATGATTATTTAAGGCAGTCCGCGAGCAATCAGGCTGCACAAAAAAGTGACGTTGAGTCGAGTAGTAAGACGGAGCAGTCATCCGGAGAGAAAAAGACAGTCGCCAAGCTTAGCTATAAAGAAGAACGTGAATTAGAGCAGATTCCACTGCGGATCGAAGAACTGGAGCAGGAGCAGGCTGAATTGAATTCGGCCATGGCGTCTCCTGAATTCTTTAAACAGCCCAATGAAGTGATTACTGAATCGACCACGCGTATCGAAGTGATTCAGCAGGAACTGGAATCATTGCTGGAGCGTTGGGAAGATCTGGAATCACGCGTCTCGTAA
- a CDS encoding translation initiation factor encodes MRLFEGTPFDRPPRCEKCDQLEEECICPPEPPFRIPPEQQTARLSIEKRKKGKRVTVIRGLPLEGNDLPELLKQLKSQCGAGGSLQGEELEIQGEQLDRVREALKKMGFQVKG; translated from the coding sequence ATGCGTTTATTTGAAGGGACACCTTTTGATCGTCCGCCTCGTTGCGAAAAATGTGATCAACTGGAAGAAGAATGTATTTGTCCGCCGGAACCTCCGTTTCGGATTCCACCTGAACAGCAGACGGCTCGTCTCTCCATTGAAAAACGCAAAAAGGGAAAACGAGTCACGGTGATCCGTGGTTTGCCACTTGAAGGAAACGACCTGCCGGAACTATTGAAACAACTCAAATCCCAATGCGGCGCCGGTGGCTCCCTGCAGGGCGAGGAACTGGAAATTCAGGGAGAGCAGTTAGACCGTGTGCGCGAAGCATTGAAGAAGATGGGTTTTCAGGTCAAAGGTTAA
- a CDS encoding ABC-F family ATP-binding cassette domain-containing protein: MATLIEISNVTKSYGAQELLKEASIALADEQKIGFIGRNGAGKSTLLRILLEEETVDSGQIIRHPNLRVGYLRQHDPFKPGESALDFLMRDSGQPDWRCGAVAGQFELKGRFLNGPVKELSGGWQTRVKLAALLLHEPNFLMLDEPTNFLDLRTQLLLEDFLKDYRGACLVVSHDRSFLKAICTQTLELKRGKLTLFNGDVDQYLENQEILKERDERTNATVLAKRRQLETFIAKNKAGANTASQARSKEKQLARLTLTEIEGAESTVNIIIPQTEKRQGIALSCEDLAIGYPDLRVAENITLEIEHGARAAIVGDNGQGKTTFLRTITDSLPPIDGNLKWGYHCNVACYAQHVYTSLPDNQTIRDYLELESAPGTTTQQILAVAGSFLFKEQALDKPIKVLSGGERARLCLAGILLGKHSILILDEPGNHLDVETVEALGNALVDFQGTVIFTSHDRHFMSKVATDVIEVANGSVKSYEGDYDAYLYRVKKEVADGHREQNQASIAQQEQKSSGPREKGLGGKIKNARKELSAIERKIAQLDEKRNEINDKFLKATNPERAEELHAEMQPLVDEIGELEIRWMELYEFLEQ; encoded by the coding sequence ATGGCGACCCTGATTGAAATATCAAATGTGACAAAGAGTTATGGCGCTCAGGAACTGTTAAAAGAGGCTTCGATTGCGCTCGCCGATGAGCAGAAAATCGGCTTCATTGGGCGAAATGGGGCCGGGAAATCGACTTTATTGCGGATTCTACTGGAAGAAGAGACTGTTGACAGTGGTCAGATTATTCGTCATCCAAATCTGCGAGTGGGGTACCTGCGTCAGCACGATCCGTTCAAACCGGGTGAAAGTGCTTTGGATTTTTTAATGCGTGACAGCGGGCAGCCTGACTGGCGATGCGGCGCTGTGGCGGGACAGTTCGAACTGAAAGGCCGCTTTCTGAATGGGCCGGTCAAAGAACTGTCGGGTGGATGGCAGACGCGTGTTAAACTGGCGGCTCTATTACTGCATGAACCCAATTTTCTGATGCTGGACGAACCGACGAACTTCCTGGATTTGCGCACGCAGTTGTTGCTGGAAGACTTTTTAAAAGACTATCGTGGTGCCTGCCTGGTTGTGTCTCACGATCGGTCATTCCTGAAAGCAATCTGTACACAAACGCTTGAACTTAAGCGGGGTAAATTGACTCTGTTTAACGGGGATGTCGATCAGTATCTAGAGAATCAGGAGATTCTCAAGGAACGCGATGAACGAACCAATGCGACAGTGCTTGCGAAACGCCGGCAATTGGAAACATTCATCGCAAAGAATAAAGCGGGGGCCAATACCGCTTCACAGGCACGCAGTAAAGAAAAGCAACTGGCTCGTTTGACCTTAACGGAGATTGAAGGTGCGGAATCCACGGTCAATATCATTATTCCCCAAACAGAAAAACGTCAGGGTATTGCTTTGTCCTGTGAGGATCTGGCGATTGGGTATCCGGACTTGCGTGTTGCCGAGAACATCACACTTGAAATTGAACATGGAGCACGGGCAGCGATTGTCGGGGATAATGGACAGGGGAAAACGACCTTTCTGCGAACTATAACAGACTCGCTGCCACCTATCGATGGGAATCTGAAGTGGGGTTATCACTGTAACGTTGCCTGTTATGCACAGCATGTTTATACGTCTTTACCTGATAATCAGACGATTCGCGACTATCTGGAGCTGGAGTCGGCTCCCGGTACCACAACACAGCAAATTCTTGCGGTCGCAGGCAGCTTTTTGTTTAAAGAACAGGCTCTGGACAAACCTATTAAAGTATTAAGTGGGGGTGAACGAGCCCGTTTGTGCCTGGCCGGTATTTTGCTGGGCAAACATTCGATTCTGATTCTGGACGAGCCTGGTAACCACCTGGATGTAGAAACTGTGGAAGCTTTGGGAAATGCGTTGGTTGATTTCCAGGGAACGGTGATTTTTACCAGCCACGATCGTCATTTTATGAGTAAAGTGGCCACCGATGTGATTGAGGTCGCCAATGGTAGTGTGAAAAGCTATGAAGGCGATTATGATGCCTATCTTTATCGTGTGAAAAAAGAAGTTGCGGACGGGCATCGTGAGCAAAACCAGGCATCGATCGCACAGCAGGAGCAGAAGAGTTCGGGGCCGCGTGAAAAAGGTCTGGGGGGCAAAATCAAAAACGCCCGTAAAGAACTTTCTGCGATTGAACGCAAAATTGCGCAGCTGGATGAGAAACGAAACGAAATCAACGACAAGTTTCTCAAAGCCACCAATCCGGAAAGAGCAGAAGAACTCCATGCGGAAATGCAGCCGTTGGTCGATGAAATCGGCGAACTAGAAATCCGCTGGATGGAGCTCTATGAGTTTCTGGAGCAGTAA
- a CDS encoding 3-keto-disaccharide hydrolase, producing MRSPFITAFVFSLILNASALHAEHPQAGYTPLFNGQDLTGWTLKRANRKGYHVKDGKLICPADGGGFLFTEKEYGDFSLQFDFKLTKAANNGIAIRCPLVDQRPAYEGIEIQVLDNVGYPKKLKPTQYHGSVYDVIPAKKGALKPVGEWNHEEIIYRGSKITVIVNGITILNTDLSDIKDAKVLAKHPGLKNKRGHIGLLGHGSHVEYKNIQIKEF from the coding sequence ATGAGATCGCCTTTTATCACCGCCTTTGTTTTCAGTCTGATCCTTAACGCCAGCGCGCTTCATGCGGAGCATCCGCAGGCTGGATATACCCCCTTATTTAACGGTCAGGATCTTACAGGCTGGACGCTCAAACGCGCTAACCGGAAAGGCTATCATGTTAAAGATGGGAAGCTCATCTGCCCCGCTGATGGTGGTGGATTCCTTTTCACAGAAAAAGAATATGGTGATTTCAGTCTCCAGTTCGACTTCAAGCTGACGAAAGCGGCTAATAATGGAATTGCCATTCGTTGCCCTCTGGTCGATCAGCGTCCTGCATATGAAGGAATCGAAATCCAGGTTCTAGACAACGTCGGCTATCCTAAGAAACTCAAACCGACGCAATACCACGGTTCTGTCTACGATGTGATACCTGCAAAAAAAGGAGCACTCAAACCGGTGGGCGAGTGGAATCATGAAGAAATCATCTATCGCGGTTCTAAAATTACGGTGATCGTAAATGGGATCACAATTTTAAACACTGATTTATCAGACATTAAAGACGCAAAAGTCCTTGCCAAACATCCCGGTTTGAAAAACAAACGCGGCCATATCGGCCTGTTGGGACATGGCAGCCATGTGGAGTATAAAAACATTCAAATCAAAGAATTTTGA